The Halomonas sp. 'Soap Lake #6' genomic sequence TTCATTGATCACCATGACGAGCTTGATAACGCCGCTCTAGAGCGTTTGGCTCAGCTGCTCGACTACGGTAGCCAAACAAGCCAAGCCACCCCAGACAATTCCCAGCGTTTTTTAGTTGTACCGCGCTTGGGCACTCAGTCTCCGTGGTCCTCTAAAGCAACCGATATTGCCCATAACTGTGGGCTACACCAGATCAGCCGCATTGAGCGTGGTGTCGACTACCGAGTGGGGCTGCGAGGTGAGCTCAGCACCGAGCAACTGGACACTATCAGCGCGCTGCTCCACGACCGTATGACTGAAAACGTGCTCGCGGACGTGGCTGATGCCGCCAAGCTATTCGCCCACCATGCGCCTGCACCGTTGGGCAGCGTTGATATTCTAGAGGGTGGCCGCGAGGCGCTGGTAACCGCTAACCGCGAGCTAGGCTTGGCGCTGGCGGACGATGAGATTGACTACTTGGTGGCCGCGTTTATTGAGCTTGGCCGCAACCCCAGTGATGTGGAGCTAATGATGTTTGCCCAGGCGAACTCAGAGCACTGCCGTCACAAAATTTTCAACGCGGACTGGATCATCGACGGCGAGGCTCAGGGCCACTCACTGTTCAAGATGATCAAGAACACCTTTGCGACGTCGCCGGATAACGTGTTGTCGGCCTACAGCGACAATGCAGCGGTAATTAAGGGTAGCCATGGGGGGCGCTTCTTCCCCACGCCGTTAACCGGTGCTGAGGGTGAGCGAGCCAGTTACGATGCCCACCCAGAGCCGATTCACATTCTGATGAAGGTGGAAACCCACAATCACCCAACGGCGATTGCACCCTTTCCTGGCGCAGCGACCGGCTCCGGCGGTGAAATCCGCGATGAGGGCGCGACCGGCATCGGTGGCAAGCCGAAAGCGGGGCTTTCGGGCTTTACCGTTTCTAATTTGCGCATTCCTGAGTTTGTGCAGCCCTGGGAAGCCTTTGATTACGGCAAGCCTGAGCGCATGCAGTCGGCGCTGCAAATTATGCTGGATGGCCCGATTGGCGGCGCGGCGTTCAATAATGAGTTTGGTCGCCCCAATCTGACAGGCTACTTCCGCACGTACGAGCAGGATGCGTTGAGCGATGGCGGTATTGCACGTCGTGGTTTCCATAAGCCGATTATGCTTGCCGGTGGTTATGGCAATATCCGTGCTCATCATGTCCAGAAAGGTGAAATACCCGTCGGCGGCAAGCTAATTGTCATGGGTGGCCCTGCGATGCTGATTGGTCTGGGCGGTGGCGCGGCCTCAAGCATGGCCTCTGGTGAGTCTAGCGCGGACCTGGATTTTGCTTCAGTGCAGCGGGAAAACCCTGAGATTGAACGTCGTGCCCAAGAAGTGATCGATCGCTGCTGGGCGCTGGGCGATAAAAACCCGATTCGCTTTATTCACGATGTTGGTGCCGGTGGACTTTCCAACGCGCTGCCGGAACTGGTGAAAGACGGCAATCGTGGTGGTCTGTTTAACCTGCGTGCAGTGCCCAATGCCGAGCCGGGTATGAGCCCGCTGGAAATTTGGTGTAACGAAGCCCAGGAACGCTATGTACTGGCTGTTGCCCCAGAAGACCTCGATACCTTCGACGCGTTGTGTAAGCGAGAGCGCTGCCCCTATGCCGTGGTGGGCGAAGCAATGGAACACCACCATCTGGAAGTGCGCGACGGTCATTTCGACACCAAGCCGGTTGACCTGCCAATGAGCGTGCTGTTTGGCAAACCGCCCAAAATGACCCGTTCGTTTGAGCGCCAAACGCCCGAACTCTCCGGCATCATGCTCGACAATCTTGATCTGCGTGAAGCCATGGATCGTGTACTTCGTCTGCCCACTGTGGCGTCGAAGAGCTTTTTGATCACCATTGGCGACCGTTCGATTACTGGCCAAGTGGCTCGCGATCAAATGGTTGGCCCCTGGCAGGTGCCTGTGGCTGATGTGGCCGTCACTACCGCGAGTTTTGATACTCATGCCGGTGAAGCCATGGCCATGGGCGAGCGTCCACCGGTGGCACTGATTAATCCTGCCGCTAGCGCCCGCTTGGCAGTGGCAGAGGCGATTACCAACCTGGCCGCAGCACCTATTGCCAAGCTTTCGGATATTAAGCTCTCCGCCA encodes the following:
- the purL gene encoding phosphoribosylformylglycinamidine synthase; this encodes MLELRGAPALSAFRHERLLTVLRERVPEVEALSANYVHFIDHHDELDNAALERLAQLLDYGSQTSQATPDNSQRFLVVPRLGTQSPWSSKATDIAHNCGLHQISRIERGVDYRVGLRGELSTEQLDTISALLHDRMTENVLADVADAAKLFAHHAPAPLGSVDILEGGREALVTANRELGLALADDEIDYLVAAFIELGRNPSDVELMMFAQANSEHCRHKIFNADWIIDGEAQGHSLFKMIKNTFATSPDNVLSAYSDNAAVIKGSHGGRFFPTPLTGAEGERASYDAHPEPIHILMKVETHNHPTAIAPFPGAATGSGGEIRDEGATGIGGKPKAGLSGFTVSNLRIPEFVQPWEAFDYGKPERMQSALQIMLDGPIGGAAFNNEFGRPNLTGYFRTYEQDALSDGGIARRGFHKPIMLAGGYGNIRAHHVQKGEIPVGGKLIVMGGPAMLIGLGGGAASSMASGESSADLDFASVQRENPEIERRAQEVIDRCWALGDKNPIRFIHDVGAGGLSNALPELVKDGNRGGLFNLRAVPNAEPGMSPLEIWCNEAQERYVLAVAPEDLDTFDALCKRERCPYAVVGEAMEHHHLEVRDGHFDTKPVDLPMSVLFGKPPKMTRSFERQTPELSGIMLDNLDLREAMDRVLRLPTVASKSFLITIGDRSITGQVARDQMVGPWQVPVADVAVTTASFDTHAGEAMAMGERPPVALINPAASARLAVAEAITNLAAAPIAKLSDIKLSANWMSAADYPGENQALYDAVHAVGMELCPALGIAIPVGKDSMSMRTAWQEGGDTDEKSITSPLSLVVTGFAPVTDALATLTPQINLEQDESDLILIDLGNGQNRLGGSALAQVYGQVGDDCPDVDDPEDLKAFFEVIQGLNRDGKLLAYHDRSDGGLLVTLLEMAFASHAGLEIKLDWLIDEPVEAFNALFSEELGAVIQVNREHTEEVLAQFAIAGIETCGVIARPRYDDQVRVTLFEEPLLETTRQLTQRTWAETSYRMQALRDNPECAKNEFDNLLDVRDPGLSAAPTFDINEDISAPFINTAKPAVAVLREQGVNGQVEMAWAFHKAGFDAVDVHMSDILEGRVSLDEFKGLVACGGFSYGDVLGAGGGWAKSVLFNERAREQFASFFTRDDSFSLGVCNGCQMLSQLKSLIPGAENWPAFVRNESEQFEARVAMVRVEKSPSILLAGMEGSKLPIAVAHGEGRAEFRDTAHLRSMQSNSQIALRYIDNYGQVTTRYPANPNGSPSGITGLTTPDGRVTIMMPHPERVTRAVTNSWRPTEWTEDGAWLRLFRNARVWLD